The following nucleotide sequence is from Paenibacillus odorifer.
CGTTCTGTTTCTATAAAATCCATACCGTTTAACCCAGGTGTAATTTGCTTTTTCACCAATTGGCTGTAGGTCGTCCAAGCTTGACTCCACTGTGTTTGGTTTACCTCCATCTTATGTCCCTTGTTGTCATACATAGCAAGCTCAAGCGGTGAGACATAGGTCTGCATATCCCAGAAAGGATCGCTCATATAACGGTTCATCGAAAATCCATATATACGCTTATCTTTATTTGTCGATTTCTTGGTCACCTTTTCGGCCAGCGCGAACACTTCATCCCAAGTCATTCCGTCCGTCGGATAACCTACACCAGCAGCATCAAAAATACCTTTGTTAAAATATAACGCACTCGACATAAAGGTCGGTGCTAACGCGTAAAGACTTCCTCCACCCAGCTCACGTACTCCATTTAACATTGTAGGTGCCATATTGCTTAAATCATATTGATCTCGTGCGATAAGCGGCTCCAGCGATTGCACCAGATTATGCTTCACCAAACTCTTCACCAATGTACTATCACCGACGATTACATCAACTGGCTGTGCACCGCCCATAATTGTTCGGATATTCTCCAGATTATCTGGGTTAACCTCTGGATAGGTGCTGTCAAAACGAAGCTCATTCATATTGATGGCTGGAATAATCTCAAGTTTGATTTCAGGATGCTGCAATTCATACATATCTGTAAACTGCTGACGAAAAGAAGAATCGTCTTCTCCAGACCAGAGGCTGCCAATACGTAACACGCGCTGTTCTGTAGATGGCTTAGAAGCCTCTGCCCAGGCTGTATGCCTGCTTTCAGAAATTAAAGGCAATAGGAGTGCTGCACATATTCCAAAGCTTAACCAGCGCCGCCATAGCCTTCTATTATTATTTATATGATTCATTCTTGAACCCTCCCATAAAATACTCAATCCATCCACCTTATGAATAATTACCCATAATTCTAGTAACAGTATATAGCTTTATTCAGGAGGGGAAGTTACAGGCTGTTTAAAGTTATGCTACGATTTCTTCATATTATTTCTATAAAAAACATTCCGGGAGTTTTCTGAGGATCCTGATATGCCTTTCTACGGCAGGATAATTGCACTTTGTGCGACTATTACAGCTGTGTGTGTTGCGCTTCTCCTTTTAATTGCACTATGTGCAGTTAAAAAACGTTATTAGGAGCTTTCGGCGGATTTCTGGCGGATATAATTGCACAAAGTGCAACTATATCCGCCAGATCCTCTAAGGAAGGTTAGTTTAAGTGCACGAACTGAAACTATTCTGCGTTTGAGACGACAGTGCGATGAAATCACCAGGTGTCAGAGCGCAATATACCAGAGCGACAGAGCGTAATACCAGAGTGACAGAGCGCAATAAACCAGAGTGACAGAGCACAATATACCAGAGCGACAGTGCGCAGGTCAGCCAAATGTCAGAATGTGAATGTGAATGCAAACACCAAAACCCTACTCTCCACTCCACTCTACTTTTCCTTTTACCAATACAGCATTTGCCTTCCCTACTAACTAACCTACTAACTAACCTGCTGCCTTTCCTATGACCGGCACAAATCGCCCCTTCTACGCAGGATAATTGCACTTTGTACAACTATTAAAGCCGAATGTATTATGCTTCTTCCTTTTAATTGCACTATGTGCAGTTAAAAAACGTTATTAGGTGCTTTCGGCGGATTTCTGGCGGATATAATTGCACAAAGTGCAACTATATCCGCCAGATCCTCTAAGGAAGGTTAGTTTAAGTGCACGAACTGCAACTATTCTGCGTGTGTGACGACATTGCGATGGCATCACCGGGGCAGAATATAGTATTCCAGAGTGTCAGAGCACCTTTTCCTTTTAATTGCACTCGGTGCAGTTAAAAAGAAAAGCCTCCCACCAAAATGTGAGAGGCCCGTCCAATCTATACACAGGTATTTATTTTAAACGCCAAATGCGGACGGATCTTTTCTCCAAGATTTCAGCAGTTCCACATCCGTAGCTGCGATCTCGCCTTGTGTAAGAGCCACATCAATCAATGTGCTGTAGTTGGACAAGCTTTGTAATGGCATTTCAGCGGCAGCAAAAGCATCGACCGCACGATCCAGCTCGTAGCTGAAGATTGCCAATACAGCCAACGCTTCTGCGCCTGCTTCTTGCACAGCTTGAGCTGCTTTGATGGAGCTTCCACCAGTAGAGATCAGGTCTTCGATAACGACTACCTTTTGCCCCGGCTTAATTAGGCCTTCGATCTGATTCTGCTTGCCGTGACCCTTAGCTTTATCGCGGATATAAGCCATTGGCAGATTAAGTTTATCAGCTACCCAAGCTGCGTGAGGAATGCCTGCGGTTGCTGTACCTGCGATCACCTCTGCATCTGGATACTGGCTTTTAATAAGCTCAGCGAAGGCATCAGCAATATAGTTACGTACCTCTGGGTAAGCCATAGTCAGACGGTTATCGCAATAGATCGGGGATTTAATACCAGAGGTCCAGGTAAAAGGCTCCTGCGGACGCAGTGCCACCGCTCCTATCGTAAGCAGATAACTTGCTACTTGTTCACTTCTATTTAATGTACTCATGCTAAGGTCATCTCCTCAATAATATTTAGTGCTGCTTGACGTGGATCAGCTGCAGTTGTAACAGGACGGCCCACCACCAGGAAGTGGCTACCTTGTTGAATGGCTTTGCCCGGCGTCATCACCCGGGACTGGTCACCTAGGGATGCACCTGCTGGCCGGATACCAGGTGTAACTGTACAAAATGCGGGCCCACAAGCCTCTGCGATCGCTGAAGACTCTTGCGGTGAAGCCACCACTCCATCCAGACCTGCAGCGGCTGCCAGCTTAGCGTATCTGACTACAGTATCTGCTACGTCTCCTGCGATTCCAATTTCGTTATTCATCACTTCTTGGCTCGTGCTGGTCAGCTGTGTAACTGCGATAATCAAAGGCATTTTAAGCGCAGCATTCGCATTAACTACTGAAGCAGCGCCTTCCCGTGCTGCAGCCATCATCGCTGAGCCTCCTGCGGCATGTACGTTAAACATATCCACACCGAGGTGCGTAAGGCTTTCTGCCCCGCCTTTTACCGTGTTAGGAATATCATGCATTTTGACATCTGCAAATACAGAATACCCCCGAGATTTCAGTTCATTAATGAATTCCGGTCCCGCTGCATAAAAAAGCTGCATTCCCACTTTCATATAACAAGGAATCCCTTCCAGCTTGTCAATCAAGGTTCTTGCCCCAGCAACATCAGGGTAATCTAAGGCGATCATCAAGCGATTCGCCATTTCATTCCACTTTGCATCTCCCTGTCCCATAACCGTTCTCCTATCCAGTGCAGACTTAAATCCACACTCTTCATTTATTAGCCCCTAGGCATAGCGGAACGGTCTGCGTAAACGCAAACCGCCCTATACATCTTTATGAGATTAGTTTAATTGACCGACAAAAGCAGGCATGGACTGTGACGAGAAGTTGATCGTCTGCAGCATTCTGAGCAGTGCCGTTACTGTATCGAGTGATGTCATACATACGACGCCATTCTCAACCGCTTCACGACGGATACGGAATCCATCACGCTCTGGTGTTTTCCCTTTAGTCAGTGTATTAAAGACGAAGTTGGCTTGCCCACCACGAATCAAGTCGAGAATGTTCGGCGCACCTTCATCCAGCTTGTTCACGTTCATTACGTTGAGACCTGCTTCTTCAAGCGCTTGAGCGGTGCCTCCGGTAGCAATGATCTTGTAACCCAGCGAGTGGAAGCCTTTCATAAGCTCTACAGCCTCTGCTTTATCTTTATCTGCCACTGTAACGATGATAGCGCCGGTTGCTGGAATTTTCATTCCTGCTCCGATTAGACCTTTATACAAAGCTTTTGCATACAATTTATCGCGGCCCATAACTTCACCCGTCGATTTCATTTCAGGTCCGAGCGTTGGTTCTACTCTACGAAGCTTGGCAAAAGAGAACACCGGCACTTTAACCGATACATAATCACTTTCCGGCCATAGACCTTCTGCATAACCGTCATCTTTCAGCTTGCCGCCGAGAATGATTTTGGTTGCCAGATGCGCCATTGGAATTCCAGTTACTTTACTCAAGAATGGAACCGTACGCGATGAACGTGGATTTACTTCAATTACGTACACTTCATTCTGATAGATAACGAACTGGATGTTGACCAGACCAATCGTTTTCAGTTCCTTAGCAATCTTGATTGTGATCTCAGCAATTTTTGCTTTCAGACCTTCATCCAGATATTGCGGAGGATATACAGCGATGGAGTCACCGGAGTGAACGCCTGCACGCTCAACATGCTCCATGATCCCTGGAATAACTACCGTCTCACCGTCACAAATTGCGTCTACCTCAACCTCTTTACCTAACATGTAACGGTCAATCAATACCGGATGCTCCGGATTCACCTTAACCGCTTCTACCATGTAGCTAAGCAATTCCGCATCATTATATACAATTTCCATTGCGCGTCCACCAAGTACATAGGAAGGACGTACCAGGACTGGATATCCAAGCGATTGTGCAGTTTCTACTGCTTGATCTACGTTGATAACCGTCTTCCCTTTTGGTTGGGCAATATCCAGACGAGCCAGCAAAGCTTCGAATTTCTTCCGATCTTCAGCTTCGTCAATACTGTCTAGGCTAGTTCCGAGAATCTTAACGCCAGCGGCACTTAATGGTGCAGCAAGGTTAATGGCTGTTTGGCCTCCGAATTGTACGATAACCCCAATCGGATTCTCTTGCGCAATTACGTTCATTACATCTTCAAAGAACAAGGGTTCAAAATACAACCGGTCCGAAGTATTAAAGTCGGTAGATACAGTCTCAGGGTTATTATTGATAATAACCGCTTCATAACCTGCCTTCTGAATCGCCCATACTGCATGCACAGTGGAGTAATCGAACTCAATCCCTTGACCGATCCGGATTGGACCCGATCCAAGCACGATAACCTTTTGTTTATCGGAATGAATGACTTCATTTTCAGTCTCATAAGTAGAGTAGTAGTAAGGTGTAGAAGCTTCGAACTCAGCCGCACAGGTATCTACCATTTTGAATACAGGCGTTAATCCTCGCTCTAAACGAAGCGCGCGTACATCAGCTTCTTTGATGAATTTAACGTTCGCTTGTCCTTCTGCACGAATCTCAGCAATCGCACGGTCTGTAAAACCTCTGCGTTTAGCTTGATACAGGGTTTCTGCTGATAAGCTTTCATCCCCACGGATAACCTCTTCAAAGTTGATCAATCCCTCGATCTTGGACAGGAACCACCAGTCCACGTTAGTGATATCTTGGATCTCTTGCAAGCCAAATCCGCGGCGGAAGGCTTCCGCGATCAAGAACAACCGCTCATCATCAGGTTTTGCCAGACGTTCACGCAGGACGCTTTCTTCCAAATCTTCAGCGCCCGGCAGGCGGAAACGGTGTACACCGATTTCCAGGGAACGAATTGCTTTATGAATGGACTCTTCGAAGGTACGACCGATGGCCATAACTTCTCCAGTTGCTTTCATTTGTGTGCCCAGCTTACGGTTCGCATGAATGAACTTGTCGAACGGCCAGCGTGGGATTTTGCTTACGATATAGTCAAGTGTAGGCTCGAAGCAAGCATAGGTCTGTCCAGTAACTGGATTGACGATTTCATCAAGTGTGTAACCAAGCGCGATTTTGGCAGCCATTTTGGCAATCGGATAACCGGTTGCTTTCGAAGCCAAAGCCGAAGAGCGGCTGACACGTGGATTTACTTCGATTACATAATATTGATAGCTTTGCGGATCCAGTGCGAACTGCACGTTGCAGCCACCCTCGATATTCAGCGCACGAATGATTTTGAGTGAAGCGCTGCGCAGCATTTGATATTCACGATCGGATAACGTTTGGCTAGGTGCCACAACGATACTGTCACCTGTATGCACACCTACCGGGTCGAAGTTCTCCATGTTGCAGACAACGATACAGTTGTCGTTCGCATCACGCATAACCTCGTATTCAACTTCCTTCATGCCGGCAATACTTTTCTCCACCAAACATTGTCCGATCGGGCTATAACGAATACCTGCTTTGACAGTCTCAAGCAGCTCTTCTTCGTTGTCGCAGATCCCGCCGCCGGTGCCGCCAAGCGTATAAGCCGGGCGTACAATTAGAGGGAAACCAATTTCCTCAGCGAATTTCATCGCTTCATCTACTGTGGTAATAATAGTGCTCTCTGGTACAGGCTGTTCCAGTTCGCGCATCAGATCACGGAACAAATCGCGATCCTCTGCTTTTTCGATGGACTCAAGCTGGGTACCTAGAAGCTTAACATTCTCTTGCTCTAGTACTCCTGCACGAGCCAATTCTACAGCCATATTAAGACCTGTCTGTCCTCCCAAAGTTGGCAACAAGCCATCTGGGCGCTCCTGACGGATGATGCCAGTTACGAATTCAAGGGTAATCGGCTCGATATAAACTTTATCAGCCATATTGGTGTCAGTCATGATAGTCGCTGGGTTACTGTTGATCAGCACAACTTCGACGCCTTCTTCTTTCAGGGCCTGACAGGCCTGCGTTCCGGCATAGTCAAATTCTGCGGCTTGCCCGATAACAATCGGTCCAGAACCGATTACTAATATTTTTTTAAGCTTTTCATTCTTAGGCATGTTATAGAGCTCCTTTCACGGCTTCAAGCTGTTTTACTGTAGGTTTTGGCGCCGTGATTCTGGCGTTTGCCGCAAGCTGCGCCTGGCGCGAGCTTACAGGTGTGTTAGCTTTATGATCAGCGATCATCTGTAAGAAACGATCGAATAAGTAGCTGCTGTCATGAGGTCCCGGTGCTGCTTCTGGATGGTACTGTACTGAAAACGCAGGATAACGGGTATGTTTAAGTCCTTCAACGGTCTTATCATTATTATTAATGTGAGTAACCTCTAGATCCGTGCTCTTCACAGAGTCTTCATTCACTGTGTAGCCATGGTTCTGAGAAGTAATGAAGCAACGTCCGCTCTCCAATTCTTTAACCGGATGGTTACCGCCACGGTGTCCGAATTTCAGCTTCTCTGTATCCGCGCCACAAGCCAGTGCAAACAGCTGGTGACCTAAGCAGATACCGAAGATTGGGTATTCGCCAAGCAATTCTGAGATCGTCTTCACTGCGTGTGGAACGTCTTTCGGGTCCCCAGGGCCGTTGGACAGCTGGATACCATCTGGATTGAGGCGACGAATCTCATCAGCAGTTACGTCATGAGGTACAACTACAACATCACAACCGCGATTGTTCAACTCGCGTAAGATACCAGCCTTCGCTCCGTAATCTACCAGCACGATGCGTTCTTTAGTTCCCGGGCTATTGTACATGCTTGGAGTAGATGTGCGAGCTACCTGATTGCGCAGTTCTTCAATTGAAGTGTCGCCCATCATTTCCATCAATTCCTCTACCCGTTTGTTAGAGGTAGTCAGGATCGCCTTCATTGTTCCGTAGTGGCGAATAATCCGCGTCAACATCCGGGTATCAATCTCGCTGATTCCAGGAATATCGTATTCTTTCAGCAGGTCGTCCACACTGTATTCTGCGCGCCAGTTACTTGGAACTTCTTCATGACGACGCACTACAAAACCGTGTACGAAAGGTCGAACAGATTCGAAATCATCCCGCGTAATCCCGTAGTTCCCGATCAATGGGTACGTCATGGTAACGATTTGTCCGCAATATGAAGGGTCAGACAGCACCTCTTGATATCCTGTAATTCCTGTGTTAAAAACAACCTCGCCTGTCTTTTCACCTTCAGCGCCAAATGCGGTACCTGTAAATAAAGTTCCGTCTTGAAGCAGCAATCTCGCCTGCATTCCCTTCCACTCCTTCATGTTCTGTAGTCTAATACGTATGCCTTGCATGCCTTCCGGAGTGTACGCGCTCAAATTGCTGATCCGCAAAGATCAGCAATTTCGCCTCACCAGTCCGCTAGTTTTTCTCAGTCCATACGGCTTTGCCGTCCACCCAAGTTTTTACTGGCCAACCCTTAAGCTTCCAGCCGCCAAAAGGTGTGTTGCGTCCTTTGCTTGCGAAGGAACCTGGGTCTACTTCTTTTTCCTGCTCCAGATCGATGAGTGTCAAATCTGCAGGAGCTCCGATCTCCATAACCCCGGTGTTCAATCTGAATACTCGTGCAGGATCGGCAGTCATTCTTTGTACTAGTAAGGATAAATCCCATTTTCCGGTTTCTACAAACGCCGTGTATAAGAGGGGGAAAGCTGTCTCGAATCCAACGATACCAAAAGGTGCCAGCTGCATTCCTTTCGCTTTCTCTTCCTCACTATGTGGCGCATGATCTGTAACAATCATATCTAGTGTGCCATCAAGCAACCCTTCGATACACGCCTCAACATCGCGGCGGGAGCGCAGCGGCGGGTTCATTTTCCAATTGGCGTCAAGGCCTGGAATATCGTCTTCAGCAAGAAGCAAGTGATGCGGACATACCTCAGCAGTTACTTTAATGCCGATCTCTTTTGCTTGGCGAATCAGCCGCACCGACTGTTCAGTACTGACATGGCATACATGGTAATGAACGCCTGTCGCTTCTGCCAGCAAAATATCGCGTCCAACATGGATCGCTTCTGACTCATTCGGAATTCCTTTGAGGCCATGCTTCTTAGCGAACTCACCTTCAGCTACACAGCAGCCCTCAACCAGCGAGTTATCTTCGCAGTGAGCAATGACTGGCATATCGAGCGATGCTGCGATGTTCATTGCATCTTTCATCATTTGAGCACTTTGTACGCCCACACCGTCGTCTGTATAACCAATAGCTCCAGCTTCTTTGAGCGCCGCAAAATCCGTCAACTCACGTCCGAGCTCATTTTTCGTAATGGCTGCATAAGGAAGCACTTTAACTAGTCCTGCTTCACGCGCCTTGTCTTTCACAAATTGCACGATCTCCGGGCTATCTGTCACCGGACGAGTATTTGGCATACATGCAATGGTTGTAAATCCGCCTTTAGCAGCTGAGCGACTTCCGGTTTCCACTGTTTCCTTGTGTTCAAATCCCGGTTCACGCAAGTGCACATGCATATCAATGAGTCCCGGAATGAGCAGCTTACCTTCAGCATCAATGATCTCCGTGGCTTCTCCGATAGCTTCATTTCCGTCGATTATAGCCGAGATCACACCATCCTGTAGTTCGATGTGTTTGCGCTCAAGCAAGCCTTCCTTATTCAATACGCTGGCGTTTCTAATAATCACTGTCATGATTCTACCTTTACCCTCAGATCACAGCTGCGGGCCCTCTCGTTATTATATAATAAAAATTCATCTTTGTGTATATTTATTAGTCTCTATACGTTAGCATTCTGTAAGCTTATAGTAAAGCTCTTTCGAGAACCGCCATCCGAACCGGTACGCCATTAGACATTTGCGGGAAAATCCGCGATTGACTGCACTCTACTACTGCATCATCAATCTCTAGATTCCGGTTAACCGGAGCTGGATGCATAATGATTGTGTCTTTGGCGAGCTTAGCTGCCCGCTCTTCTGTTAGACCATAGTGGCTACGGTAATCTTCAGCAGACAGCTTAATGCCGGAAGTATGGCGCTCAAGCTGTACTCGAAGCATCATTACTACATCCGCTTTAAGAGCTTCTTCCATAGTTACGTAAGGCGCATACTCCATAAGCTCAGGAGCCTTCATATTATCCGGTGCGCAGAACTGCACCTTGGCTCCCATTTTCGTAAGCCCCCAGAGATTAGAACGCGCTACGCGGCTATGCATAATGTCCCCAATGATGGAGACTGTCAGGCCTTTTAGTTCCCCAAAGGTTTTGGTCATGGTGTATAAATCAAGCAGCGCCTGCGTAGGATGTTCATTGTTACCGTCGCCCGCATTGATAAGCGGTATGGACACCTTCTCAGCTAACTGCTGCAGCACACCTGCAGGCTTCAAACGCACAACTCCGGCATCGATCCCCATCGATTCCAGTGTGCGCACTGTATCGTAGATCGACTCCCCTTTTTCTACACTAGAAGCTGCAGCCGTAAAATTAAGTACTTGCGCACCTAGTCGTTTCTCTGCCATCTCGAAAGAGAAGCGTGTGCGTGTGCTGTTCTCAAAAAACATGTTAGAAATAAAATGGGAGTTCAAGATGGGCGTCAGCTTTTCACTTTGATTGTCCCAAAATGCTGTTCTGTCAAGCAGTTGGATAATTTCCGACCGGTCAAGCTCTTTGATTCCCAGCAGACTACGTTCCTTTACCTTGGTAAGTGTCATGATGTTATCGTTCCTCCCGGTTTGAAATAATGTAGACCTCATCTTTGCCGTCGTATTCCTTCAGCGCCACTTCAATCTGCTCGTGCTTTGAGGTAGGTACATTCTTACCGATGTAGTCCGGCCGGATCGGCAGCTCGCGGTGTCCGCGGTCAGCCAGTACTGCCAGTTGAATCATTCGTGGGCGTCCGCAATCCATCAAAGCGTCCATCGCCGCGCGGATGGTGCGTCCGGTGTAAAGTACATCATCGAACAAAATGACTTTCTGATCATGGATGCCAGCACTTCCTGAAGTAATAACGACGTTACTCTTCACTACTGCTTCACTGCCTTCCACTTCACGATCATCCCGGTAATGTGTGATATCCAGCTCACCGTATGGAATCTCGACGCCTTCAATCTCCTTGATGCGCTCAGCGATACGCTGTGCCAGATACACACCTCGTGTCCGAATGCCGACCAGCAGACAATTTTCGATACCTTTGTTCTTCTCCAAAATCTCATGAGCAATACGCGATAAGGCCCGGCGGATCGCCGTTTCATCCATAATGACATTTTTCTCAGTAACCATAATCTTGTCACCCTCCAGCTTGTTCGCCTATTCAAGTTCCCGGAAATCAAAAAAATCCTTGCCTATAACAGGCAAGGAGTGAAATCCGCAGATGAGGAAGATGACGGCCGCGCGCATAAAAAGACAGTTCCGTATTTACACACGGATACCTTTCTAAGAGTCGCGAACCTCGATTCACGTTACCTTGCCAGCCTCACAGGACTGAATTAAAGGCGCTATTCATTTAACAAGAATTATGACAGAACAACCCCCTCATGTCAACTTTCTCTGCCTAAACTTTTGCACTTCTCTTCCTTACTTCTATTAACAACAAGGGGAAAGCGGTACTCAGTATATCTGCATAAAAAACGAGGCTGGTCCCAAATAGCCGTTTCATCACTTTTAGGACAGCCTCGTTTATGTTCTTAACACTACTTGATGTCCAAATGGTTCAAGAGGCGCACCTAGTAATGCTCCAAATGATGCAATCGTTGAGGTACTTATATAGTAATTAGGGAATTCCTCCCTGAAATTCAGAGATTTCTGTTCATCAGACTTGTAATTAGGGAAAACTTCCCTAATTATTGACCGATTCAGTAACTAATATAGAACCCCCCTGATTATTAGGGAGGTTTTCCCTGATTTCGTTCATTTAGAGCGAATATCGGTTAATTTCAGGGAGCTTTTCCCTAATTAGTTTAAAACCCACTCTTTACTTCACACAAACACAGAACGCATATAGCTCACCACACAAGTCCGCCACACAAGTCCACCGCACAAAGTCCACCGTCACAGCTACCACAAATCATCTACTGCAAGCTGTACGAAAATCACACACAGCATTCATCCACCACCCACCCCAATAGTACAGAACACGACACGCGGCTTATAGTCATAAGGCACAGCAACATCTACAACATTTCCTATTCCATAAAAAAGAAGCTGCCCCAAAGTAGAATTCACTACTTTTGAGACAGCCTCATTAATTTCAATAACAATGCTTAAAATTCAAATTCCACATCGCTAAGACGTCTTTGAATTTCAGAGATGACACGTCTCTCTTCCTCTTCACCTTTAGCAATAAAGGTAACGGAGAAACGAACAAACGGACCTGCATCATCCCAAGGCACAGTGGAGATCAGCTTCTCACGAATCAGGAATTGGGAGAAATCTTCACCGGATTCAAAGCGACGGCCGTCTTTGATTCCCTTAGGTGCAGCGACATACAGGAAGAAGGAACCTTTTGGCTTCTCAGCTTTAAAGCCGAGGCTGTTCAGTGCATCAACCAGCAGGTTGTGACGACGGGAGTATTTATCCGCAATCGCTTCAGTAATCTCCGGATGAGCAAGACCATAAGCCGCTGCTTTTTGAATCGCGATAAATTGGCCGGAATCGTTATTATCCTTCACATCGCTGAAAGCTTTAACCACTAGCGGATTGCCAGCCACAAAACCAATTCTCCAGCCCGTCATATTGTAAGACTTAGAAAGAGAATGCAGCTCTACACCCACATCCTTTGCACCTGGTACGGAGAGGAAGCTAAGTGGCTTCAAACCGTCATAGGTCAAGGCAGCATAAGGAGCATCATGAATAACCACTACATCGTATTTTTTCGCCCATGCAACGACCTCAGCAAAAAACTCAGGAGTGGCACTAGCACCCGTTGGATTGTTTGGATAGTTTAGATAAAGAAGCTTAGCTTTACGAGCAATGTCTTCCGGAATTTCATTCAGATCTGGAAGAAATTTGTTCTCCTTCTTCAGCTCCACCGTAAATACTTGTCCACCCAAATATTTAGTATGTGTACCCAAGACTGGATAACCCGGCACGGTCATAATCGTGATATCACCTGGATTGATGAAACAAGATGGCAACATAGCCAGCGCAGGCTTCGATCCGATGGAGTGAACTACCTCCGTATCTGGATCAATACCTTCCACCCGGAAAACTTCCCGCAAATATTCAGCAGCAGCAGTCTTGAATTCGGCAATTCCGTTGTCCGCATATCCGCGGTTTTCTTCCTTCGCTGCTTCTTCAGCAAGCTTAGCTACGATACCCGCATCAGCCATCTCATCCGGCTCGCCTACGCCCATATCAATTAGTTCAATGTTTGGAAAATCCTGTTTTGCGGATGCTTTAGCACGTTTGATTTTCTCGAATTTATAAATCGAAGTGTCTTTGCCATAATCGGCACCGCCGATGCGGTCTGCAAAATTAGTCTGAATGAAGCTATCTTGGTATTGTTCAATACTCATACTGTCATCTCATCTCCTGAATATCTATTCTACTTTTAAAAGAAACGGCTTCGCCGTCCCTTGGATGGCGTATGTTTCCGGATATCCGTTTCATTATAAAAATAAGGATAAAGAATAAGGCATTACCCTTTCTTTATCCTTATGTTTTTAAATATGCCGTAAAGTAGTGTTCAATACCATAGACTAATTATCACTTCATTTGTACTTATCTGCTGCGTAGTGTGAACAGGACTT
It contains:
- the pyrR gene encoding bifunctional pyr operon transcriptional regulator/uracil phosphoribosyltransferase PyrR; the protein is MVTEKNVIMDETAIRRALSRIAHEILEKNKGIENCLLVGIRTRGVYLAQRIAERIKEIEGVEIPYGELDITHYRDDREVEGSEAVVKSNVVITSGSAGIHDQKVILFDDVLYTGRTIRAAMDALMDCGRPRMIQLAVLADRGHRELPIRPDYIGKNVPTSKHEQIEVALKEYDGKDEVYIISNREER
- a CDS encoding dihydroorotase — encoded protein: MTVIIRNASVLNKEGLLERKHIELQDGVISAIIDGNEAIGEATEIIDAEGKLLIPGLIDMHVHLREPGFEHKETVETGSRSAAKGGFTTIACMPNTRPVTDSPEIVQFVKDKAREAGLVKVLPYAAITKNELGRELTDFAALKEAGAIGYTDDGVGVQSAQMMKDAMNIAASLDMPVIAHCEDNSLVEGCCVAEGEFAKKHGLKGIPNESEAIHVGRDILLAEATGVHYHVCHVSTEQSVRLIRQAKEIGIKVTAEVCPHHLLLAEDDIPGLDANWKMNPPLRSRRDVEACIEGLLDGTLDMIVTDHAPHSEEEKAKGMQLAPFGIVGFETAFPLLYTAFVETGKWDLSLLVQRMTADPARVFRLNTGVMEIGAPADLTLIDLEQEKEVDPGSFASKGRNTPFGGWKLKGWPVKTWVDGKAVWTEKN
- a CDS encoding LL-diaminopimelate aminotransferase, with the translated sequence MSIEQYQDSFIQTNFADRIGGADYGKDTSIYKFEKIKRAKASAKQDFPNIELIDMGVGEPDEMADAGIVAKLAEEAAKEENRGYADNGIAEFKTAAAEYLREVFRVEGIDPDTEVVHSIGSKPALAMLPSCFINPGDITIMTVPGYPVLGTHTKYLGGQVFTVELKKENKFLPDLNEIPEDIARKAKLLYLNYPNNPTGASATPEFFAEVVAWAKKYDVVVIHDAPYAALTYDGLKPLSFLSVPGAKDVGVELHSLSKSYNMTGWRIGFVAGNPLVVKAFSDVKDNNDSGQFIAIQKAAAYGLAHPEITEAIADKYSRRHNLLVDALNSLGFKAEKPKGSFFLYVAAPKGIKDGRRFESGEDFSQFLIREKLISTVPWDDAGPFVRFSVTFIAKGEEEERRVISEIQRRLSDVEFEF
- a CDS encoding aspartate carbamoyltransferase catalytic subunit, giving the protein MTLTKVKERSLLGIKELDRSEIIQLLDRTAFWDNQSEKLTPILNSHFISNMFFENSTRTRFSFEMAEKRLGAQVLNFTAAASSVEKGESIYDTVRTLESMGIDAGVVRLKPAGVLQQLAEKVSIPLINAGDGNNEHPTQALLDLYTMTKTFGELKGLTVSIIGDIMHSRVARSNLWGLTKMGAKVQFCAPDNMKAPELMEYAPYVTMEEALKADVVMMLRVQLERHTSGIKLSAEDYRSHYGLTEERAAKLAKDTIIMHPAPVNRNLEIDDAVVECSQSRIFPQMSNGVPVRMAVLERALL